In Pyrus communis chromosome 15, drPyrComm1.1, whole genome shotgun sequence, the genomic stretch AAATGGGCTAGAAACCTACTGACCAGGTGCATTGCCATTACACCGAGTCTCATTGTTTCCATTATCGGAGGGTCTTCTGGAGCAGGCAGACTCATTATCATTGCATCGGTTCGTAATTAACTAAAATTTATTCCATTTTCTTctcaaattattatatatatatgatttataTCCATAAATAATACCCAAAAATAATTAACTTAAGAGCAAATTTTTTAATGCATTTTGCAGATGATACTATCTTTTGAGCTCCCATTTGCTCTAATTCCACTCCTCAAATTCAGCAGTAGTGCCACCAAGATGGGGCCTCACAAGAATTCAATCTATGTGAGTAGTTAATTATCAAGTCCTTTGAGCTTAACTAGCTACTAATTAAGTAACAATCGACCGGACACAAAATGTTTAAGTTGTTAAGAACATTAGAGCGACAAGTGAGTGATGAGGCTTGGAGACTAAAAATATTGTATAGAAAGAATCGTGAAAGACGGAAAGATCCTTCGTATCGAGTCATACCATTCCATTATATTGACAATTTTAAAAAGATATTCATACTATGAACATAGTATGATGGCGGTTGTGTAAGTCTGCCCCCATCGTCTAGTGGTTCACGACATCTCTCTTTCAAGAAGGCAGCGGGGACACGGAAGTCCGATACTATATTTATGGGTCCATTTGGAAGTAAGAGGCTCCTCATAGGTGATTATGACCCTTTCATAATCACTTCCAAACAGAATGGGCCCTATGTAGCCACTAAACCTAGAAAACTCATAGATAATATATCAACAATGTATATCAAACTAACCCGCTAGTAGCTAGTACTGATTAAAAGTAACAATGCTGTGAATTTTGAATGCAGATCATTGTGATATCATGGATTCTAGGTATGGGAATCATAGGCATCAACATCTACTACCTCAGCACAGGATTTGTGGGGTGGATAATCCACAGCAGCTTACCCAAAGTTGCAACTGTGTTCATTGGGATCTTGGTGTTCCCTCTCATGGCCATTTACATCCTTGCAGTCGTTTACCTAACCCTAAGAAAAGACACAGTGGTTACTTTTATTGAACCCACAAACAACGACCCCGCAGCCCAAAACCAAATGGAAAGTGGGCTTCTCAATTCTAGTGACCTCCCAGTACCTTTCAGACAGGACTTAGCTGGCATACCACTACCACAATAGAGGATATACATGTACATGTACATATTTATATGGCCGTGGTGGTCGAACTTAAGACCTGTTGGAGGAAATCGACCAGCGTTGCCACTTAAGGTTTAGAACTGGAAGATAGAGGCTCTTTAGCAAGCAGTAGAGctctttttgtttaattagttGATTTTTCATCAATATAACATGCGTGCATGTTATCTCTATCATTCCAATTTTATCGGATGTCCGTATCATTCCAATTTTATCGGATGTCCCCGAGAGGACTATGCAGTTTATATCAAGCATTTGAAGTTCTAGTATCAAGTATCAATCTACAATAACTAACATTCTCTGTGTAATATCACCAGCACTCTATTATGATATTCCTTCGATATTTTTAGAGTACCACCAAAATACTCGgtgtaggcctggcaaacgggtcgtgtctgtcgtgttcgtgtcgttttcgtgtaacacctgttatcttaacgggcctggcaaacgggtcgtgtctgtcgtgttcgtgtcgttttcgtgtaacacctgttatcttaacgggtcgtattgtgtcacacccgttatcttaacgggtccttaacaggtcgggtaaagtgacccgatccgttatgacccgttaagaaaaaaatatattttttttaaaatttgcacatatcacacattgccacataaatattacttcaaaacattaaaacatttgtcgtttaagtactatatctacattcgaaaataagagcctaataaaaaaataatacatacactactaatctattacaaatattaaatgtgcatggatatgcaaaatgaaagagtttttgttttcaagattgtaagtctttctcaaaagtttacacctctatctacaaaatcttcaatttacattgatcatcatgaaattgtattgaaactttggcttCATCTATTGCCTtgaagagttatgttgaagatgttttcagtaaggttttccacgtcagaactc encodes the following:
- the LOC137717089 gene encoding metal transporter Nramp6.1-like produces the protein MDVKGILGPNPSIDWRGTNGMWGLTDWLLLYPDMLVCEAEASGQSSTITGTYAGQFVMQGFLDITMNKWARNLLTRCIAITPSLIVSIIGGSSGAGRLIIIASMILSFELPFALIPLLKFSSSATKMGPHKNSIYIIVISWILGMGIIGINIYYLSTGFVGWIIHSSLPKVATVFIGILVFPLMAIYILAVVYLTLRKDTVVTFIEPTNNDPAAQNQMESGLLNSSDLPVPFRQDLAGIPLPQ